ATGAACAATGCAGTATCGACTATAGCAAGGGTTCTGAAATAACACAAACCTTCTTCAAGACTGTACAGAATAAATTACATTGGGCTATTACTGGTAAAACAGCTGCTCAAATTATTGCGGAGCGGGCTAATGCTGACAAGCCCAATATGGGGTTGCAAACATGGAAAAATGCGCCGTCCGGTAAGATACTTAAAACAGATATCAGTGTTGCGAAGAATTATCTAATTGAAAAGGAAATTAAGGAACTGGAACGTATTGTAACTATGTATCTTGACTTTGCTGAGTTACAGGCATCGAGGCAGATTTCTATGAAAATGACAGATTGGATAAGTCGTTTGGATGCCTTCCTGCAATTTAACGAATATGAGATACTAAAGGATGCAGGCAAAGTAAGCCATGTAGTCGCTATTAAATTAGCCGGTGAAGAATACCAGAAGTTTAGGATAATACAGGACGAAAATTTTGAGAGCGATTTTGATAAAGAGATTTTAAAGATTACGACATCTTCCGCTAAAGGACGAAAAAAGAATGTCTGATTAATGTCTGCCTGTTGAATTATATCTATAGTTATAAAAATCAAATTTATCAGCTAAAAATCATGAGTGTCGGTTTCGAGTTTCCTCAAAAAAGCCTTCAAATCTCACGACTTGAAGGCTTCTTTATTTTACTGGCTGCGTGGAACAACTTTCGAACCGGTTTACGGATGATTTATTTAAAATGCTTGATTTTATTGGTGAAATGAATAAAATGGCGTTAATATCTCCTGATTGATCAAATTGATATCATTATGGAATAATTCCTGTCTAACATCTATATACAAAGATTATGCGAACAGGAGTTATGCTTTCATTTATACTGCTGGTTTCCTCTTGCTTCCGCAAGCCTCTACCGGTCACTTTCTCTCATACAGGAGGATTTATACTGGAAGATACTTCCCGTAGTGCCAATGAGTATTTACAATCTTTTGAGGATGATGGTTTTCCTATCTATTACCTTGGGCCTTCAAAAGATACTATAAATATTGGAACGCGTTACTGGCGGCGCGGGGAATGTAGGTTCAAAGAATACCCAGCATATTGCATTTTCAGATATTCAACATCTAATGTATCCGTACAAGTCGATACTTCATTTCCTGCATGCGAACCGGTGGAATATCTTAATAAAGAAGGATTCATTGACCATTATTGTGACTCAAACCGTTACTATCATGCTTCAACGGTCATAATACGTAATCTGTACGATACAGCGGTGTCATTGGGGATTACCTTCTGTGTGAGCCAAATGCACAGAGAGATGCTGAATAGCCGTGGACAATGGGTAAAGGTGAATAAGAAATTGTGTGAGGAGTGGATCTGTGGCACGGGACAGCCTAATATCTATTTAATGCCGGGGGAGTTAATTATCTCTAAAGTTGGTCATTTTAATGGAAAACATGCTATACCTTGTCGGTTGGCCTTGGGGCGCAGCAATGCTGTTGCTCAGATATATTCTAATATTTTTAAGGAATATATAAATGATAGTTTATTGCGCGTCATTGAAGGGCTTGAATATAATCAATCGAGTAGGAAGAAAGCCGGTCATGCCGGCTTTCTGTCCTCTCACACCACCGTACGTACCGACCGGTATACGGCGGTTTGTCAGAATAACTTAGTTTGGTGAGTTGTTTTCCAGTAATAGTGATTGGCGAACCCTACATACCCTTGTTTAGTAAAGTAGTCGTTGTTCAAGGCTCGGTGCAGTATTGCACTGTTTGCAATGCGGCAGTAGCCTTTACGACTGTTGCTCCACTCATAAGCTTTACCCACATTAATTCCCAACATTTTCAGGTTTTTCCACCGTGTTGATGGCCTTTTCCATTGTTTCCATATTCCCATTCTTAGACGTGTTCTTACCAACCTGTCCAGTTCTTCCATTCTGCTTTTGGCCGTGGCTATCCGAAAGTAATTCACCCAACCTACTATTATGGCCTCCATCTTCTTTATCTTGTCTTTCACTTTGCCGGGGGCTTTACGCTGCGTTTGATCCTTCATCTTCTCTTTAATCTTTCTCAGCGATTTAGATGCAATGCGCACTGCCCACCCTTTCTCTCTTCGATAAAAAGAGAAACCCAGAAGCGTACTCTCTATCGGACGGCTCACTTTACTTTTTGTACGGTTTACTTTTAGCTTTAGCTTCTTTTCTATGAACTCAGTGATTGTTGACAGCACGCGCGTCGCTGACTTTTCACTTTTCACGTAGATGCTACAGTCATCGCAATACCGTACAAACCGGTGGCTTCTTGCCTCTAACTCTTTGTCCAGTTCGTTTAAAACAATGTTGCTCAGCAGGGGGGAGAGAGGGCTGCCTTGAGGAGTGCCTTCCTTACGTTCTATCACAACCCCATTTTCCATCATCCCGCAATTCAGGTATGAGCGAAGTAGTTTCAGCGTCCTCTTGTCAGCTATCTTTTGGGCCAGAAGCGACATTAGCCGGTCATGGTTCACCCGATCGAAAAACTTGTCTAAGTCCAACTCCACTACCCATTCATAGCCGTCGTTCAGGTTTGTTTGTGCCTGATACAATGCCTGATGAGCGTTCCGGTTTTCTCTAAACCCATAGCTATAATTGGAAAACTCTCCTTCATACTGTGGGCTTAGCCATTGGGATATTGACTGGGTAATTAGCCTGTCGATTACAGTAGGTATTCCCAACATTCTTTTACCGCCGCCATTTTCCTTGTCTATTTCTACTTTCTTAACTGCCTGGGGGCCGTACCTGCCTTCTAAAATACTGGTCCGCAACGTCTGCCAGTTCGTATTCAGGTAGTCACGAAGTTCATCGGTCTGCATACCATCTATACCCCCCGCTCCTTTATTGGCAGTTACCTGCTTAAAGGCTTTTTGTACATTGCGGATATCTAATATTTCTTCCAGCATACTATTACTTTGAAAAAAAAAAAATCATCCCGGCGTCACTCCCATTGATTGCATGATGAGGCTCAACTCCTCCTGTGTTTTACTTTCAGCTTCCGGCTTATCCTCGCACAGGTAGTTTTCCAGTGTTCTTCCGTTGTAATCGCCTCGCTCATAAACGGCTTGTTCATTTTCGCCATTCTAACATTCGGTCCTTCTTCCTTTTGTGAGACTTCTGCTTTTGCCTTCGTTTCGGGATGCAGCTCGTTGCCGGCTTACTATGACCTCGGCTGACTTCTGATGGCACCTTGAAGCCATTCTTTATGCTGACTTCTGTTTCCGCTTCGGTATTCTCTCATACCTCTGCCGGATTGCCAGCAGATCTCCCAGGGTAAGGTTATACGCTTTCCATTCATGTAGCCCCGGTATTTACACAACATGGTTCCGTGCAGTATAGGGCTTTTGTCTGTGATGCGACATCGCCCACCATGCCTTGCCTTGTATACCATTTCTGTTCGTGGGCTCGAATGTTTGCCGCCGGCTTCCTTCAGATTCGTGGTCACCCACGACACCCTTGCCTTTGGCTAATGATACGTACTGCAACGCTCATTCAGGACTTACACCTTAGAGCTTATAACCATGCCTGGCGCACAACAAAAAGCCTTCAGATCACATCTGAAGGCTTTTAATTTCTTAGAGTATGTTTAAAAACTAATTCTACTTATTTTAGAAGTATACTAATGAATGCTACCTGGATGAAAGCCACAGATGATTCAGGTAGCCTTTCATAATCCTTCGACAATCTTCTGAAGTTATTGAGCCAAGCGAATGATCGTTCAACCTGCCATCTACCTTTCTGTGGCACAAAACCCTTTACTGTCGGCGGTTTCTGAGTTATTTCCATCTTCCATTTGTAATAATTCTCAACCATATCGCTAAACTCTCCCTGGTATGCTTTATCTGTACGAATCAGTTTCATCCTATGACTAACCTTTTCAATTTTCCACAGCAAATCAAAACCGCCAATTGAGTCATGAATATTTGCGCCGCTGACACTTATCGCAATTGGTAATCCTAAGCTATCAACAGCAAGATGCCTTTTTCGACCATTGATATGCTTACCGCCATCGATCCCGGTTTCTATACTTACGAATCCAGTTTTCTTTATACTTTGGCTATCGATAGCACTGACAGATGGTGCATAATTTCGCCCCTGATCTATCCGCTCTTTTCTAACCATTTTTAACATCACCTGTTCCAGCACACCTGCTTTTTTCCATTTATTGAAATAATAATAAACTATCTGCCAGTAAGGGAAATCACTGCTTAGATTACGCCATTGACTACCTGTTCTGCAAATCCATAATATAGCATTGAAGATAGTTCGAAGGCTATATTTACGCTTTCTTTTGTCCGTTAATATTTTTTCTATACTTTTCCAGTGCGAATCGGTCAATAATGTGAACTTCGTTCTCATAGTTTGTTTTGTGGTAAATCCAAACTAATTGATCGATTCGTACTTTCCTAATTTTAGCCCATCAGAATTTTAAACATACTCTTAGAGGGACGGCGGGAACGAAGTTCGAACCAGTATTTGGAAGATTTATCTAAGATTCACAAATACCTTAGTAAAATTCATTGCTAGATTTACGGAATACTGTTTCCCTATATTAGAAATTAATCTACGACACCTGTGCCTTCTTTAGATTTTTTTTAACACTTACAATATTGTTTCCAAAGGCAATTAGTAGACTCATCGTACAATTGGCAAATTATGCGCAACCTGAATTTTGAGGAATCTATTTATGATTAAGCATCCGAATAAATAATTTATACTCAAGATCAGGGAGGAGAGATTATCAAAATATTCACCTTGGAATTACCCTTAATGTAATACTGTCTGATGCATTTGTAAAAATATCGACATAACTATATTCTATTCCTCCTTTTAATACTTCAATATCACCAACAGAAGGATTTACTTTTGAAATAACCGCGGTCACTTGTCCATTCTTGCTTGTTTTTCCTATAAAAATCTTGTTGTAAAATACGTCAACATCTTCAAGTCTTTTACCAGTAGAATCGGTGATAGTAATGAAAGATCGATTTGCTAATAGAGCCGGAATATTTCTAAAATTATCAGGATCAGACAGCATTCGTTTAAGAGAGTCTCCTTCGTCCGAAATAAGATTTAATGCTAATAGAAATTTTAGAGTCGAAATGCTTTGCAAATTGTCATTGCTTTCAATCGCCTTAAGAATAAGTGAGGAATTTAGTTTCTGCTTTTCAAGTTGTATTTCATTATTATGTTGGATTATGGTATTGATAAGTGTTCCCAGAATGCCAATTATCGCTCCTATCACTGCTATTAATAAAGATTGGTTGATTCTCTGTTTAGAGGCTAGTGCTTTTTCTTTTTCTCGTATTTGTACTTCAATCAGCTTGTTTTCCAGCTCAATTCTTTGCTTCCTCAAATGGACTTGCGTTTTCGAAGGATTCATGAATGGAATATTTGGAGTAAATTAAACACTGTTAATATAGGTAATTTAATGAATTCTCAGTATAGAAGAAATTTTCGATTTATGTGAGAAGAAAGGCCAAATACAAAAGCCTCCAAATCTTTCGACTTGAAGGCTTTAAAGCTTGCGGAGAAAGAGGGATTCGCCCCCCGGACCTGTTACAGTTGAAATCATCTAAGTCATGACCACCAAATTCGATCTCAAAATCGAGTAGGAAGAAAGCCGGTCATACCGGCTTTCTGTCCTCTCACACCACCGTACGTACCGACCGGTATACGGCGGTTTGTCAGAATAACTTAGTTTGGTGAATTGTTTTCCAGTAATAGTGATTAGCGAACCCTACATACCCTTGTTTAGTAAAGTAGCCGTTGTTCAAGGCTCGGTGCAGTATTGCACTGTTTGCAATGCGGCAGTAGCCCTTACGACTGTTGCTCCACTCATAAGCTTTACCCACATTAATTCCCAACCTTTTCAGGTTTTTCCACCGTGTTGATGGCCTTTTCCATTGTTTCCATATTCCCATTCTTAGACGTGTTCTTACCAACCTGTCCAGTTCTTCCATTCTGCTTTTGGCCGTGGCTATCCGAAAGTAATTCACCCAACCAACTATTATGGACTCCATCTTCTTTATCTTGTCTTTCACTTTGCCGGGGGCTTTACGCTGCGTTTGATCCTTCATCTTCTCTTTAATCTTTTTCAGCGATTTAGATGCAATGCGCACTGCCCACCCTTTCTCTCTTCGATAAAAAGAGAAACCCAGAAGCGTACTCTCTATCGGACGGCTCACTTTACTTTTTGTACGGTTTACTTTTTGCTTTAGCTTCTTTTCTATGAACTCGGTGATTGTTGACAGCACGCGCGTCGCTGACTTTTCACTTTTCACATAGATGCTACAGTCATCGCAATACCGTACAAACCGGTGGCTTCTTGCCTCTAACTCTTTGTCCAGTTCGTTTAAAACAATGTTGCTCATCAGGGGGGATAGCGGGCTGCCTTGAGGGGTGCCTTCCTTACGTGCTATCACAACCCCATTTTCCATCATTCCGCAATTCAGGTATGAGCGCAGTAGTTTCAGTGTCCTCTTGTCAGCTATCTTTTGGGCCAGAAGCGACATTAGCCGGTCATGGTTCACCCGATCGAAAAACTTGTCTAAGTCCAACTCCACTACCCATTCATAGCCGTCGTTCAGGTTTGTTTGTGCCTGATACAATGCCTGATGAGCGTTCCGGTTTTCTCTAAACCCATAGCTATAATTGGAAAACTCCCCTTCATACTGTGGGCTTAGCCATTGGGATATTGACTGGGTAATTAGCCTGTCGATTACAGTAGGTATTCCCAACATTCTTTTACCGCCGCCATTTTCCTTGTCTATTTCTACTTTCTTAACTGCCTGGGGGCCGTATGTGCCTTCTAAAATACTGGTCCGCAACGTCTGCCAGTTCGTATTCAGGTAGTCACGAAGTTCATCGGTCTGCATACCATCTATACCGCCCGCTCCTTTATTGGCAGTTACCTGCTTAAAGGCTTTTTGTACATTGCGGATATCTAATATTTCTTCCAGCATACTATTACTTTGAAAAAAAAAATCATCCCGGCGTCACTCCCATTGGTTGCATGGTGAGGCTCAACTCCTCCTGTGTTTTACTTTCAGCTTCCGGCTTATCCTCGCACAGGTAGTTTTCCAGTGTTCTTCCGTTGTAATCGCCTCGCTCATAAACGGCTTGTTCATTTTCGCCATTCTAACATTCGGTCCTTCTTCCTTTTGTGAGACTTCTGCATTTGCCTTCGTTTCGGGATGCAGCTCGTTGCCG
This window of the Chitinophaga sancti genome carries:
- a CDS encoding virulence RhuM family protein, encoding MENENSFQYNDIIFYSTPAGDIRIEVIFNDETFWLTQKRMAELFAVEVPAISKHLNNIYESGELDKGSTISILETVQQEGGRQVKRKLEFYNLDAIIAVGYRVNSMQATQFRIWATRNLREFIVKGFVLDDERLKQGKSFGKDYFDELLERIREIRASERRFYLKITDIYEQCSIDYSKGSEITQTFFKTVQNKLHWAITGKTAAQIIAERANADKPNMGLQTWKNAPSGKILKTDISVAKNYLIEKEIKELERIVTMYLDFAELQASRQISMKMTDWISRLDAFLQFNEYEILKDAGKVSHVVAIKLAGEEYQKFRIIQDENFESDFDKEILKITTSSAKGRKKNV
- the ltrA gene encoding group II intron reverse transcriptase/maturase codes for the protein MLEEILDIRNVQKAFKQVTANKGAGGIDGMQTDELRDYLNTNWQTLRTSILEGRYGPQAVKKVEIDKENGGGKRMLGIPTVIDRLITQSISQWLSPQYEGEFSNYSYGFRENRNAHQALYQAQTNLNDGYEWVVELDLDKFFDRVNHDRLMSLLAQKIADKRTLKLLRSYLNCGMMENGVVIERKEGTPQGSPLSPLLSNIVLNELDKELEARSHRFVRYCDDCSIYVKSEKSATRVLSTITEFIEKKLKLKVNRTKSKVSRPIESTLLGFSFYRREKGWAVRIASKSLRKIKEKMKDQTQRKAPGKVKDKIKKMEAIIVGWVNYFRIATAKSRMEELDRLVRTRLRMGIWKQWKRPSTRWKNLKMLGINVGKAYEWSNSRKGYCRIANSAILHRALNNDYFTKQGYVGFANHYYWKTTHQTKLF
- a CDS encoding IS5 family transposase; this translates as MRTKFTLLTDSHWKSIEKILTDKRKRKYSLRTIFNAILWICRTGSQWRNLSSDFPYWQIVYYYFNKWKKAGVLEQVMLKMVRKERIDQGRNYAPSVSAIDSQSIKKTGFVSIETGIDGGKHINGRKRHLAVDSLGLPIAISVSGANIHDSIGGFDLLWKIEKVSHRMKLIRTDKAYQGEFSDMVENYYKWKMEITQKPPTVKGFVPQKGRWQVERSFAWLNNFRRLSKDYERLPESSVAFIQVAFISILLK
- the ltrA gene encoding group II intron reverse transcriptase/maturase produces the protein MLEEILDIRNVQKAFKQVTANKGAGGIDGMQTDELRDYLNTNWQTLRTSILEGTYGPQAVKKVEIDKENGGGKRMLGIPTVIDRLITQSISQWLSPQYEGEFSNYSYGFRENRNAHQALYQAQTNLNDGYEWVVELDLDKFFDRVNHDRLMSLLAQKIADKRTLKLLRSYLNCGMMENGVVIARKEGTPQGSPLSPLMSNIVLNELDKELEARSHRFVRYCDDCSIYVKSEKSATRVLSTITEFIEKKLKQKVNRTKSKVSRPIESTLLGFSFYRREKGWAVRIASKSLKKIKEKMKDQTQRKAPGKVKDKIKKMESIIVGWVNYFRIATAKSRMEELDRLVRTRLRMGIWKQWKRPSTRWKNLKRLGINVGKAYEWSNSRKGYCRIANSAILHRALNNGYFTKQGYVGFANHYYWKTIHQTKLF